One stretch of Microplitis mediator isolate UGA2020A chromosome 9, iyMicMedi2.1, whole genome shotgun sequence DNA includes these proteins:
- the LOC130674697 gene encoding bifunctional 3'-phosphoadenosine 5'-phosphosulfate synthase 1 isoform X2, whose product MQTCTNVSAQAHQVSRGNRGDKLGKVRGFRGCTVWLTGLSGAGKTSIAFKVEAILVERGIAAYGLDGDNVRTGLNCNLGFTPEDRKENIRRVAEVAKLFADSGQICLCSFVSPFEEDRQMARKIHKDFDIPFFQVFVDTPLPICEARDTKGLYKKARQGIIKGFTGIDQVYEEPSNPDLVITTEYCTLEESASKVIELLERQCVIPALPKPQSLIKELFVPNTRVSDAKKEANALVSIEINYIDVQWLQVLAEGWASPLTGFMRENQYLETQHLGCLIENNCEINQSIPIVLAINSEDKNKVEEHSAITLRYKGQPLAILRKPEIYPHRKEERCARQFGTTDIRHPYIRIIYDSGDWLIGGDIEVLDKIKWNDGLDDYRLTPNEIKEKCKEMKADAVFAFQLRNPIHNGHAILMQDTKQRLLDRGFKNPVLLLHPLGGWTKDDDVPLHTRILQHKAVLEENVLEENSTLLAIFPSPMMYAGPVEVQWHAKARMNAGANFYIVGRDPAGIPHPDKNSTPDGNLYDPTHGARVLTMARGLSSLEIIPFKVAAYDKKHKKMAFYDPERKEDFDFISGTRMRGLAKTGQNPPDGFMAPKAWQVLADYYKKIDQNI is encoded by the exons atGCAG ACTTGTACGAATGTTTCGGCTCAAGCCCATCAAGTTTCACGAGGAAACAGAGGTGATAAACTCGGTAAAGTAAGAGGATTTCGGGGTTGCACAGTTTGGCTAACAGGTTTATCGGGTGCTGGTAAAACGTCAATTGCCTTTAAAGTAGAAGCTATTTTAGTCGAACGAGGAATAGCTGCATACGGACTAGACGGAGATAATGTTAGAACAGGATTAAACTGTAACCTCGGATTCACTCCTGAAGatagaaaagaaaatatacgTCGTGTAGCAGAAGTTGCTAAACTATTTGCAGATAGTGGACAAATTTGTCTATGCAGTTTCGTGTCACCATTTGAAGAAGACCGTCAGATGGCTCGTAAAATTCACAAAGACTTTGACATTCCATTTTTCCAAGTATTTGTTGATACCCCTCTGCCTATTTGTGAAGCAAGAGACACCAAAGGGCTGTACAAAAAAGCACGTCAGGGAATAATAAAAGGATTTACTGGAATAGACCAAGTATATGAGGAGCCATCTAATCCCGACTTAGTTATAACGACTGAATATTGCACATTAGAAGAATCAGCTTCTAAAGTTATTGAGCTTTTAGAACGTCAATGTGTAATTCCTGCTTTACCTAAACCACAATCATTAATTAAGGAACTGTTTGTTCCTAATACAAGAGTATCCGATGCTAAGAAGGAAGCAAATGCGTTAGttagtattgaaataaattatattgatgTTCAATGGCTTCAAGTATTAGCCGAAGGATGGGCTAGTCCTCTTACTGGTTTCATGAGAGAGAATCAATATCTTGAAACCCAGCATCTAGGAtgtctgattgaaaataattgtgaaATAAATCAATCAATTCCCATTGTCCTGGCTATCAACAGTGAGGACAAGAATAAAGTTGAGGAACACTCAGCAATAACTTTAAGATATAAAGGGCAGCCATTGGCAATATTAAGAAAACCTGAAATTTATCCTCATCGTAAAGAAGAAAGATGTGCGAGGCAATTCGGTACTACTGACATTAGACATCCCTATATtagaataatttatgattCGGGCGATTGGTTGATAGGAGGCGACATCGAAGttcttgataaaataaaatggaatGATGGTCTCGATGATTATAGATTGACACCAAACGAAATAAAAGAGAAATGCAAAGAAATGAAAGCTGATGCAGTGTTTGCATTTCAACTAAGAAATCCCATTCATAATGGACACGCAATTCTCATGCAGGATACAAAGCAACGGTTATTAGATCGAGGGTTCAAAAATCCGGTATTGTTATTACATCCTTTGGGAGGATGGACAAAAGATGATGACGTTCCTTTACACACTAGAATTCTTCAGCATAAAGCTGTACTGGAGGAAAATGTTTTAGAAGAAAATTCAACGCTGTTGGCTATTTTTCCAAGCCCTATGATGTACGCTGGACCAGTTGAA gtccAATGGCATGCAAAAGCCAGAATGAATGCGGGTGCCAATTTTTATATCGTTGGAAGAGATCCTGCAGGAATACCTCATCcagataaaaattcaacaccTGATGGCAATCTTTATGATCCAACTCATGGTGCCCGAGTCCTGACAATGGCTCGAGGATTATCTAGCCTGGAAATAATCCCTTTCAAAGTAGCAGCGTatgataaaaaacataaaaagatGGCTTTTTACGACCCGGAGAGGAAGGAAGACTTTGATTTCATTTCTGGAACAAGGATGCGAG gttTGGCGAAAACGGGACAGAATCCACCGGATGGTTTTATGGCCCCGAAAGCTTGGCAGGTTCTAGcggattattataaaaaaattgatcagaatatttaa
- the LOC130674125 gene encoding nucleolar protein 56: MSRLYVLYEHAAGYALFSVSEFEEVGMLLPQVEASVTDLSRFNSIVKLINFTPFKSALTALESINAISEGLLPEDLKLFLDTALPPKISSKITLGTADPKLSASITEALSIKCDHTGAIPEIIRGIRFHFSRLVKGLTPQSTGVAQLGLGHSYSRAKVKFNVNRVDNMIIQSIALLDQLDKDVNTFSMRIREWYSYHFPELIKIVPESYMYARVTKFVKNRKLLSDDKLPELEEIVMDSAKAQAIIDASKSSMGMDISPIDLINIEMFASRVIALADYRKQLAEYLRTKMASVAPNLATLIGDQVGARLIAHAGSLTNLAKYPASTVQILGAEKALFRALKTKGNTPKYGLLFHSTFIGRAGAKNKGRISRYLANKCSIASRIDCFTDTPSSIFGEKLRQQVEDRLKFYETGDVPKKNIEVMKEALAEAAINFEEAINGEGVEGEVEGKKKKKKGKKRKADEPEPEPEENVNGANGGENGENGEVKKKKKKKKKSEAE; this comes from the exons atg AGTCGCCTATACGTCTTGTACGAGCACGCAGCAGGCTACGCGCTCTTCTCCGTCTCCGAGTTCGAAGAAGTAGGAATGCTGCTTCCCCAAGTGGAAGCCTCAGTGACAGACCTCTCCCGCTTCAACTCAATCGTAAAACTCATAAACTTCACGCCCTTTAAATCAGCCTTGACCGCCCTCGAGTCAATCAACGCCATCTCCGAAGGACTTCTTCCCGAAGATTTGAAACTTTTCCTCGACACCGCATTGCCGCCGaaaatttcatcaaaaataaCCCTGGGAACCGCGGACCCAAAGCTGAGCGCTTCCATAACCGAGGCATTGTCCATAAAATGCGACCACACCGGCGCGATTCCTGAGATAATCCGCGGAATTCGTTTCCACTTTTCCCGCCTCGTCAAAGGTCTCACCCCCCAGAGTACCGGCGTCGCGCAACTGGGTCTCGGTCACTCGTACTCCCGTGCGAAGGTAAAGTTCAATGTCAACCGGGTCGACAACATGATCATCCAAAGTATCGCTCTCCTGGACCAACTGGACAAGGACGTGAACACTTTCAGTATGCGGATTCGCGAATGGTACTCGTACCATTTCCCAGAATTGATTAAAATCGTACCCGAGAGTTACATGTACGCACGCGTCACTAAATTCGTAAAGAACCGGAAGCTATTGAGCGACGACAAACTTCCGGAACTCGAAGAAATCGTGATGGACAGCGCGAAAGCACAAGCGATAATCGACGCGTCTAAATCCTCAATGGGAATGGACATTTCCCCAATCGATTTGATAAACATCGAGATGTTCGCCAGTCGCGTAATAGCACTCGCTGATTACCGCAAGCAATTGGCTGAGTATTTGCGCACGAAAATGGCCAGCGTCGCTCCGAATCTGGCGACGCTCATTGGCGACCAAGTCGGGGCCCGACTTATTGCGCATGCGGGCTCGCTCACTAATTTGGCGAAATATCCGGCCTCGACTGTCCAGATTTTGGGGGCTGAGAAGGCGCTCTTTAGAGCTTTGAAGACTAAGGGAAATACTCCCAAGTATGGGCTGCTGTTCCACTCGACTTTCATTGGCAGGGCGGGGGCTAAAAACAAGGGGAGAATTTCGAGATATTTGGCCAATAAATGCAGCATTGCTTCGAGAATCGATTGTTTCACTGACACGCCATCTAGTATTTTTGGAGAGAAGTTGAGGCAGCAGGTGGAGGACAGGCTCAAGTTTTACGAAACTGGGGACGTGCcgaagaaaaatattgaggTTATGAAGGAAGCGCTCGCTGAGGCGGCGATTAATTTTGAGGAGGCGATTAATGGGGAGGGGGTTGAGGGAGAGGTGGAggggaagaagaagaagaagaagggaAAGAAAAGGAAAGCTGATGAGCCTGAGCCGGAACCTGAGGAAAATGTCAATGGGGCCAATGGAGGGGAGAATGGGGAAAATGGAGAAGttaagaagaagaaaaagaagaagaagaagagcgAAGCTGAGTAG
- the LOC130674804 gene encoding eukaryotic translation initiation factor 3 subunit M, with translation MTVPAVFMDLPPEDQAQELRIYFKSLGAEISEEKSPRGIEDDLHKIIGVCDICFKESNEADIENTLNDIVSILIHIPVERAENLILVFCDKLKKAPGQKLGLVCLNALWLLFQSLEEKSPMRYHVYYHLVQVARNVGQVHAVFSGVEQLKEQFKAFPPNNEQMQKLLRLLHEILLSCKQGDQAAAVMVELLGTYTAENASEAREDAQHCIQAALADPNTFLLDPLLALKPVRFLEGELIHDLLYIFVREKLPAYQSFYKDHKDFVEHTVGLNHEQNMKKMRLLTFMQLAETNPEMSFETIQSELQIEENDVESFIIDVLKTKLVRARMDQANRKVLISSTMHRTFGRPQWMQLRDLLSAWKTNLTSVQEGMKSVASAQIELASKAQSAVAH, from the exons atgaCTGTACCAGCAGTTTTTATGGATCTTCCACCCGAGGATCag GCACAGGAGttgagaatttattttaaaagtcttGGAGCTGAAATAAGTGAAGAAAAATCACCACGTGGAATTGAAGATGATTTACACAAAATAATTGGAGTTTGCGATATTTGTTTCAAGGAATCCAATGAAGCTGATATTGAGAATACATTAAATGATATCGTATCAATTTTAATACAT atcCCAGTTGAACGAGCTGAGAATTTAATTCTTGTATTttgtgacaaattaaaaaaagctcCTGGACAGAAACTTGGTTTAGTTTGCCTCAATGC ACTATGGCTGCTCTTTCAATCACTTGAAGAAAAGTCACCGATGCGATACCATGTGTACTATCATTTAGTTCAAGTCGCACGTAATGTCGGCCAAGTACACGCAGTATTCAGCGGAGTCGAGCAATTGAAAGAACAATTCAAAGCTTTCCCGCCAAATAACGAGCAAATGCAAAAATTGCTTCGTCTTCTCCACGAGATTCTCCTCAGCTGCAAGCAGGGCGACCAGGCAGCCGCAGTAATGGTCGAGTTACTCGGTACTTATACTGCTGAGAACGCTAGCGAGGCTCGTGAAGATGCTCAGCATTGCATTCAAGCGGCTCTTGCTGATCCCAACacatttttacttgacccgcTTCTGGCATTGAAACCCGTAAGATTTTTGGAAGGAGAATTAATTCATGATTTACTCTATATTTTTGTGAGAGAAAAATTACCTGCTTACCAGAGCTTCTATAAGGATCACAAAGACTTTGTTGAACACACTGTTG GGTTAAATCACGAGCAGAACATGAAGAAAATGCGTTTATTAACATTCATGCAGTTGGCTGAAACAAACCCGGAAATGTCTTTTGAAACAATTCAAAGTGAATTGCAAATTGAAGAGAACGATGTCGAAAGTTTTATTATCGACg tctTGAAAACAAAATTGGTACGCGCACGTATGGACCAAGCAAATCGTAAAGTTTTGATTTCCAGTACAATGCATCGTACATTCGGACGCCCGCAATGGATGCAATTGCGAGACTTGTTGTCCGCATGGAAGACAAACTTGACCAGCGTCCAAGAAGGAATGAAGTCTGTCGCCAGTGCACAAATCGAGCTTGCATCTAAAGCTCAGTCAGCCGTCGcacattaa
- the LOC130674697 gene encoding bifunctional 3'-phosphoadenosine 5'-phosphosulfate synthase isoform X1 gives MSEVIKETVGEPSKRMMITCTNVSAQAHQVSRGNRGDKLGKVRGFRGCTVWLTGLSGAGKTSIAFKVEAILVERGIAAYGLDGDNVRTGLNCNLGFTPEDRKENIRRVAEVAKLFADSGQICLCSFVSPFEEDRQMARKIHKDFDIPFFQVFVDTPLPICEARDTKGLYKKARQGIIKGFTGIDQVYEEPSNPDLVITTEYCTLEESASKVIELLERQCVIPALPKPQSLIKELFVPNTRVSDAKKEANALVSIEINYIDVQWLQVLAEGWASPLTGFMRENQYLETQHLGCLIENNCEINQSIPIVLAINSEDKNKVEEHSAITLRYKGQPLAILRKPEIYPHRKEERCARQFGTTDIRHPYIRIIYDSGDWLIGGDIEVLDKIKWNDGLDDYRLTPNEIKEKCKEMKADAVFAFQLRNPIHNGHAILMQDTKQRLLDRGFKNPVLLLHPLGGWTKDDDVPLHTRILQHKAVLEENVLEENSTLLAIFPSPMMYAGPVEVQWHAKARMNAGANFYIVGRDPAGIPHPDKNSTPDGNLYDPTHGARVLTMARGLSSLEIIPFKVAAYDKKHKKMAFYDPERKEDFDFISGTRMRGLAKTGQNPPDGFMAPKAWQVLADYYKKIDQNI, from the exons ATGTCAGAAGTGATTAAAGAAACTGTTGGGGAACCCAGCAAACGCATGATGATT ACTTGTACGAATGTTTCGGCTCAAGCCCATCAAGTTTCACGAGGAAACAGAGGTGATAAACTCGGTAAAGTAAGAGGATTTCGGGGTTGCACAGTTTGGCTAACAGGTTTATCGGGTGCTGGTAAAACGTCAATTGCCTTTAAAGTAGAAGCTATTTTAGTCGAACGAGGAATAGCTGCATACGGACTAGACGGAGATAATGTTAGAACAGGATTAAACTGTAACCTCGGATTCACTCCTGAAGatagaaaagaaaatatacgTCGTGTAGCAGAAGTTGCTAAACTATTTGCAGATAGTGGACAAATTTGTCTATGCAGTTTCGTGTCACCATTTGAAGAAGACCGTCAGATGGCTCGTAAAATTCACAAAGACTTTGACATTCCATTTTTCCAAGTATTTGTTGATACCCCTCTGCCTATTTGTGAAGCAAGAGACACCAAAGGGCTGTACAAAAAAGCACGTCAGGGAATAATAAAAGGATTTACTGGAATAGACCAAGTATATGAGGAGCCATCTAATCCCGACTTAGTTATAACGACTGAATATTGCACATTAGAAGAATCAGCTTCTAAAGTTATTGAGCTTTTAGAACGTCAATGTGTAATTCCTGCTTTACCTAAACCACAATCATTAATTAAGGAACTGTTTGTTCCTAATACAAGAGTATCCGATGCTAAGAAGGAAGCAAATGCGTTAGttagtattgaaataaattatattgatgTTCAATGGCTTCAAGTATTAGCCGAAGGATGGGCTAGTCCTCTTACTGGTTTCATGAGAGAGAATCAATATCTTGAAACCCAGCATCTAGGAtgtctgattgaaaataattgtgaaATAAATCAATCAATTCCCATTGTCCTGGCTATCAACAGTGAGGACAAGAATAAAGTTGAGGAACACTCAGCAATAACTTTAAGATATAAAGGGCAGCCATTGGCAATATTAAGAAAACCTGAAATTTATCCTCATCGTAAAGAAGAAAGATGTGCGAGGCAATTCGGTACTACTGACATTAGACATCCCTATATtagaataatttatgattCGGGCGATTGGTTGATAGGAGGCGACATCGAAGttcttgataaaataaaatggaatGATGGTCTCGATGATTATAGATTGACACCAAACGAAATAAAAGAGAAATGCAAAGAAATGAAAGCTGATGCAGTGTTTGCATTTCAACTAAGAAATCCCATTCATAATGGACACGCAATTCTCATGCAGGATACAAAGCAACGGTTATTAGATCGAGGGTTCAAAAATCCGGTATTGTTATTACATCCTTTGGGAGGATGGACAAAAGATGATGACGTTCCTTTACACACTAGAATTCTTCAGCATAAAGCTGTACTGGAGGAAAATGTTTTAGAAGAAAATTCAACGCTGTTGGCTATTTTTCCAAGCCCTATGATGTACGCTGGACCAGTTGAA gtccAATGGCATGCAAAAGCCAGAATGAATGCGGGTGCCAATTTTTATATCGTTGGAAGAGATCCTGCAGGAATACCTCATCcagataaaaattcaacaccTGATGGCAATCTTTATGATCCAACTCATGGTGCCCGAGTCCTGACAATGGCTCGAGGATTATCTAGCCTGGAAATAATCCCTTTCAAAGTAGCAGCGTatgataaaaaacataaaaagatGGCTTTTTACGACCCGGAGAGGAAGGAAGACTTTGATTTCATTTCTGGAACAAGGATGCGAG gttTGGCGAAAACGGGACAGAATCCACCGGATGGTTTTATGGCCCCGAAAGCTTGGCAGGTTCTAGcggattattataaaaaaattgatcagaatatttaa